A genome region from Acidobacteriota bacterium includes the following:
- a CDS encoding sigma-70 family RNA polymerase sigma factor, which translates to MGRALEGSQEAYHDIVVRYQRPVFTVVLRMVRDPQLAEDLTQESFIKAFRALATFDPSRKLASWLFKIAHNTTLDHLRRRSLDTVPLEPGEDEAPDRRSQWADPHAESPEHRASMGDLAEAIEAALDQLRPEYREIVVLRYQEGLAYQEIAEILDLPMGTVKTHIHRSRRQLAEILSEEGWSPGALAAEA; encoded by the coding sequence GTGGGACGTGCCCTAGAAGGCTCGCAGGAGGCTTACCACGACATCGTGGTGCGCTATCAGCGACCGGTGTTTACCGTCGTCCTGCGCATGGTCCGAGATCCTCAGCTGGCGGAAGATTTGACCCAAGAGAGCTTCATCAAGGCCTTTCGAGCCCTCGCCACCTTCGACCCCAGCCGCAAGCTCGCGAGCTGGTTGTTCAAAATCGCCCACAACACCACCTTGGACCACCTACGACGCCGCAGCCTGGACACCGTGCCCCTGGAACCCGGGGAGGACGAAGCCCCGGACCGGCGCAGCCAATGGGCCGATCCCCACGCTGAGAGCCCGGAGCATCGGGCCTCCATGGGAGACCTGGCGGAAGCCATCGAGGCCGCCCTCGATCAGCTGCGTCCGGAGTATCGAGAGATCGTCGTGCTGCGCTATCAGGAAGGCCTGGCCTACCAAGAGATCGCCGAGATTCTGGATCTCCCCATGGGCACGGTCAAAACCCATATCCACCGCTCCCGGCGACAGCTGGCGGAGATCCTCTCCGAGGAAGGCTGGAGCCCTGGAGCGCTGGCCGCGGAAGCTTGA
- a CDS encoding 3'(2'),5'-bisphosphate nucleotidase: MNQRLETAIATATRASHLARGVRSAWIGEGPPEQQAPKKGAPEKRALDKQDRSPVTIADFAVQSLVSLDLERHLPGDVILGEESAGALRQEDHREVRDGVVSAVQEFHPEAGMEEVLRAIDRCSADAGDQGAFWALDPIDGTKGFLRGGQYAVALALIENGEVQLGVLGCPYLPLDPAEPNGRRGCVLAAQRGGGTRLYDLDGNLRGEVSVSSQEDPAGAVFCESVEAAHSAHDLHARIAGRLGVTAPPVRMDSQCKYAALARGEGSIYLRLPRKAGYEEKIWDHAAGAMVIEEAGGRVTDAHGRDLDFGAGKTLRHNIGIVASNGRFHQQIIEAVAAEADLPK, encoded by the coding sequence GTGAACCAGCGTCTCGAAACCGCCATCGCCACCGCCACCCGAGCAAGCCATCTGGCCCGCGGAGTCCGCTCCGCATGGATCGGCGAAGGCCCTCCGGAGCAGCAAGCCCCAAAGAAGGGAGCGCCAGAGAAGAGAGCACTAGACAAACAGGATCGCTCCCCGGTGACCATCGCCGACTTCGCGGTCCAGAGCCTGGTGAGCCTTGACCTGGAGCGCCACCTGCCCGGTGACGTCATCCTGGGCGAGGAGAGCGCCGGTGCGCTGCGCCAGGAGGATCATCGGGAGGTGCGGGATGGGGTGGTGTCCGCGGTGCAGGAGTTTCATCCAGAGGCGGGGATGGAGGAGGTGCTGCGAGCCATCGACCGCTGCTCCGCCGATGCCGGAGATCAGGGAGCGTTCTGGGCGCTGGATCCCATCGACGGCACCAAGGGATTTCTCCGCGGCGGTCAGTACGCCGTGGCGCTGGCGCTGATCGAGAACGGCGAGGTCCAGCTGGGAGTGTTGGGCTGCCCGTATCTGCCGCTGGATCCGGCGGAGCCCAACGGCCGCCGGGGCTGCGTGCTGGCAGCGCAACGGGGCGGCGGCACCCGTCTCTACGACCTCGACGGCAATCTCCGGGGCGAGGTGTCGGTCAGCTCTCAGGAGGATCCGGCGGGGGCGGTATTCTGCGAGTCGGTGGAGGCCGCCCATTCGGCCCACGACCTCCACGCCCGCATCGCCGGCCGCCTGGGCGTGACAGCGCCGCCGGTGCGCATGGATTCGCAGTGCAAGTATGCCGCTCTGGCCCGCGGCGAGGGCTCGATCTATCTGCGCCTGCCGCGCAAGGCCGGCTATGAAGAGAAGATCTGGGACCACGCCGCCGGCGCCATGGTGATCGAGGAGGCCGGCGGCCGGGTCACCGACGCCCACGGCCGGGACCTGGATTTCGGCGCCGGCAAGACCCTGCGCCACAACATCGGCATCGTGGCTAGCAACGGCCGCTTCCACCAGCAGATCATCGAGGCGGTAGCGGCGGAAGCGGATCTTCCGAAGTGA